A DNA window from Flavisolibacter ginsenosidimutans contains the following coding sequences:
- a CDS encoding glycosyltransferase family 2 protein — translation MSQPSVAIVILNWNGKHYLQQFLPSVLATAYANLRIVVADNNSTDDSVAFLQQTFPQVELLVLSKNFGFAKGYNEALKQVQADYYVLLNSDVEVTPDWLAPVVDLLESNETFAACQPKILAFKNKTFFEYAGACGGWLDAYGYPFARGRIFDVCEEDKGQFDTTQKIFWATGAAMIIRSKAYHQLQGFDEYFFAHQEEIDLCWRMQLAGYSVFCCPQSVVYHVGGGTLPRGASKKTYLNFRNNQIMLAKNLPWSEKWWKIPYRLLLDQVSALKGLLAGDGGYFISIVDAHFAFLYWLVFGNKKWKPKRRKKLTKMAGVFPGNLVWEHFVLKKKSFAQILNKKKTSS, via the coding sequence TTGAGCCAACCATCTGTTGCTATCGTTATTTTAAACTGGAACGGGAAACACTACCTCCAACAATTTCTTCCGTCTGTTCTTGCCACGGCCTATGCAAACCTTCGCATAGTGGTTGCCGACAATAATTCAACAGATGATTCCGTTGCTTTTTTACAACAAACTTTTCCGCAGGTAGAACTGCTGGTTCTTTCCAAAAATTTTGGCTTTGCCAAAGGCTATAACGAAGCGCTGAAGCAAGTGCAGGCCGATTATTATGTTCTGCTCAACTCCGATGTAGAAGTGACGCCGGACTGGTTAGCGCCGGTTGTGGATTTGCTGGAAAGCAACGAAACCTTTGCTGCCTGTCAGCCCAAAATTCTTGCCTTCAAAAACAAAACTTTTTTTGAATACGCCGGTGCTTGCGGCGGATGGCTTGATGCTTACGGTTATCCTTTTGCCCGTGGCCGCATCTTTGACGTATGCGAAGAAGACAAAGGACAATTTGATACGACACAAAAAATTTTTTGGGCCACCGGCGCTGCCATGATTATACGCAGCAAAGCCTATCACCAACTGCAGGGCTTTGATGAATATTTTTTTGCCCACCAGGAAGAAATTGATCTCTGCTGGCGAATGCAGCTTGCGGGTTACAGTGTGTTCTGTTGCCCGCAATCGGTGGTTTATCATGTGGGCGGCGGAACGCTGCCAAGAGGCGCATCAAAAAAAACCTATCTCAACTTTCGCAACAACCAAATCATGCTCGCCAAAAATTTGCCTTGGAGCGAAAAATGGTGGAAGATTCCTTACCGTCTTCTGCTCGACCAGGTATCGGCGTTAAAAGGTTTGTTAGCGGGTGACGGCGGATATTTCATTTCCATTGTTGACGCACACTTTGCGTTTTTGTACTGGTTGGTTTTTGGCAATAAAAAATGGAAACCGAAAAGAAGAAAGAAGCTGACAAAGATGGCCGGCGTTTTTCCCGGCAATCTTGTGTGGGAACATTTTGTTTTAAAAAAGAAAAGTTTTGCGCAAATTCTGAACAAGAAAAAAACTTCGTCCTGA